In one window of Nocardiopsis aegyptia DNA:
- a CDS encoding MetQ/NlpA family ABC transporter substrate-binding protein: MIRSASARAAGIAATATAAAVLLAACGSPSERSEGGDGGAEGLTTLRVGATPVPHAEILEFVDENLAEDAGLAIEVVEYTDYNQPNAALAEGELDANYYQTVPFLEEYLDGNPDADLSWVSDVHVEAFGIYADGIDDLADLPEGAQIGVPNDAANMARALDLLAAEDVITLAEDAGGTPSVDDIEDNPLDVTVTPVEAAQLPRSLQDLDAAVVNGNYALEADLPETANALAWESSEDNPYANGLVVRSEDSGSEAVATLDELLHSDEVRAFMEERWQGIVIPAEAAPSE, from the coding sequence ATGATCAGGAGTGCGAGTGCGCGCGCGGCCGGGATCGCGGCGACCGCCACGGCGGCGGCCGTGCTGCTGGCGGCGTGCGGAAGCCCCAGTGAGCGGAGCGAGGGCGGCGACGGCGGCGCGGAGGGACTGACCACGCTGCGGGTCGGCGCCACGCCGGTGCCGCACGCGGAGATCCTGGAGTTCGTCGACGAGAACCTCGCCGAGGACGCCGGGCTGGCCATCGAGGTCGTGGAGTACACCGACTACAACCAGCCCAACGCGGCCCTGGCCGAGGGCGAGCTGGACGCCAACTACTACCAGACGGTGCCGTTCCTGGAGGAGTACCTGGACGGCAACCCCGACGCGGACCTGTCCTGGGTGTCGGACGTGCACGTGGAGGCGTTCGGGATCTACGCCGACGGGATCGACGACCTGGCCGACCTGCCGGAGGGCGCCCAGATCGGGGTGCCCAACGACGCCGCCAACATGGCCCGCGCGCTGGACCTGCTCGCGGCGGAGGACGTGATCACGCTGGCCGAGGACGCCGGCGGCACGCCCTCGGTCGACGACATCGAGGACAACCCGCTCGACGTCACGGTCACGCCGGTCGAAGCGGCGCAGCTGCCGCGGTCGCTCCAGGACCTGGACGCCGCCGTGGTCAACGGCAACTACGCCCTGGAGGCGGACCTGCCCGAGACCGCCAACGCCCTCGCCTGGGAGAGCAGCGAGGACAACCCGTACGCCAACGGGCTCGTGGTGCGGTCGGAGGACTCCGGCTCCGAGGCGGTGGCGACCCTGGACGAGCTGCTGCACAGTGACGAGGTGCGCGCCTTCATGGAGGAGCGCTGGCAGGGCATCGTCATCCCGGCCGAGGCCGCGCCCTCGGAGTGA
- a CDS encoding methionine ABC transporter permease, with amino-acid sequence MWPSLWLATLDTVYMVWWASVFSVLVGLPLGVLLVATDRGGLVPAPVVRAVLSGIVNIGRSLPFIVLMVAVLALTRFLVGTTLGPTAAIVPLSIGAIPFFARLVETALREVDREVVEAAHAMGTRKITIVGKVMLPEALPGLIAGLVMTVVTLISYSAMAGAIGGGGLGDLAIREGYQRFNDHYLWATVILLIVIVQVVQSLGDLWVRRLARR; translated from the coding sequence ATGTGGCCCAGCCTGTGGCTCGCGACCCTGGACACCGTCTACATGGTGTGGTGGGCGAGCGTGTTCAGCGTGCTCGTCGGCCTGCCGTTGGGCGTGCTCCTGGTCGCGACCGACCGCGGCGGCCTCGTGCCGGCGCCGGTCGTGCGCGCCGTGCTGAGCGGCATCGTCAACATCGGCCGCTCGCTGCCGTTCATCGTCCTGATGGTCGCGGTGCTGGCCCTGACCCGCTTCCTGGTCGGCACCACGCTGGGCCCCACGGCCGCGATCGTGCCCCTGAGCATCGGCGCCATCCCGTTCTTCGCCCGCCTTGTGGAGACCGCGCTGCGCGAAGTCGACCGCGAGGTCGTCGAGGCCGCGCACGCCATGGGCACGCGCAAGATCACCATCGTCGGCAAGGTGATGCTGCCCGAGGCGCTGCCCGGGCTGATCGCCGGACTCGTGATGACCGTGGTCACGCTGATCTCCTACTCCGCCATGGCCGGCGCGATCGGCGGCGGCGGACTGGGCGACCTCGCCATCCGCGAGGGCTACCAGCGCTTCAACGACCACTACCTGTGGGCGACCGTGATCCTGCTGATCGTGATCGTCCAGGTCGTGCAGAGCCTCGGCGACCTGTGGGTGCGCCGCCTGGCCCGGCGCTGA
- a CDS encoding methionine ABC transporter ATP-binding protein codes for MGLHKVYRLKKRRVTALNGVDLRVEPGEIYGVVGQSGAGKSTLLRTVNLLERPDAGTVRVGGEELTSLRGAGLRTARRRIGMVHQHFALLASRTVAGNVAFPLEVAGVGRTERRARVGELLDLVGLADKARAHPSQLSGGQKQRVGIARALASRPDVLLSDEATSALDPATTDSILALLRRLRDELGLTILLITHEMDVIKRICDSAAIMEAGEFRESGRVLDLIGTPGSLLARSLFPLPDRGGPDTVVVTYPRSYDEPLMSELTRRFDVDVNILGGGVEQVAGQSVGRLIVDLRGARRGPALSYLAEHGLLVEEAGQ; via the coding sequence GTGGGCCTGCACAAGGTCTACAGGTTGAAGAAGCGCCGGGTGACCGCCCTCAACGGGGTGGACCTGCGCGTCGAGCCCGGCGAGATCTACGGGGTCGTGGGCCAGAGCGGTGCGGGCAAGAGCACCCTCCTGCGCACGGTGAACCTCCTGGAGCGCCCCGACGCTGGGACCGTGCGCGTGGGCGGCGAGGAGCTCACCTCGCTGCGCGGCGCCGGACTGCGCACCGCGCGCCGCCGCATCGGCATGGTGCACCAGCACTTCGCCCTGCTGGCCTCGCGCACCGTGGCCGGCAACGTCGCCTTCCCACTGGAGGTCGCCGGGGTCGGCCGCACCGAGCGCCGGGCCCGCGTGGGGGAGCTCCTGGACCTGGTGGGGCTCGCCGACAAGGCCCGGGCCCACCCCTCCCAGCTCTCCGGCGGTCAGAAGCAGCGCGTGGGCATCGCGCGGGCGCTCGCCTCGCGCCCCGACGTCCTGCTGAGCGACGAGGCCACCTCCGCCCTGGACCCCGCCACCACGGACTCGATCCTGGCCCTGCTGCGCCGCTTGCGCGACGAGCTCGGGCTGACCATCCTGCTGATCACCCACGAGATGGACGTGATCAAGCGGATCTGCGACTCCGCGGCGATCATGGAGGCCGGAGAGTTCCGCGAGTCCGGACGTGTGCTCGACCTGATCGGCACCCCGGGTTCGCTCCTCGCCCGTTCCCTCTTCCCGCTGCCCGACCGCGGTGGACCCGACACGGTCGTGGTCACCTACCCGCGCTCCTACGACGAGCCGCTGATGTCGGAGCTCACCCGCCGCTTCGACGTCGACGTGAACATCCTGGGCGGCGGCGTGGAGCAGGTCGCCGGGCAGTCCGTGGGCCGGCTCATCGTCGACCTGCGCGGTGCGCGCCGCGGACCGGCCCTGTCCTACCTGGCCGAGCACGGCCTGCTGGTCGAGGAGGCCGGACAGTGA
- a CDS encoding coiled-coil domain-containing protein, producing the protein MQSDDPNRVDGAPARGGAADPFADFWAPDPHVWTWADAVEAVLPRARRSASAGRARTAAVAVALVGAMLAVLQAPAWAVAVPREPEESLDSLRERAGTLSEEYQGELRDMEGVIEDAERAEARAEGTREEVEAAQAQVRSLAVATYTGSGIDPSMSLFVDAEPDEVIDRAIVVDYLSTSNQDKIDQLNQALSRDEVAQENANEQLEEVEADLDELEERRREVQRMIADYPVQQMGGQYNITPRTEQMRALVIEQFGEGRDVGGVGCYRAVGGWVVGEHPKGRACDFMVDANGSMPPQEQVDRGWAIAEWARDNAEDLGIMYVIYRQQIWDVRRGDTGWRDMADRGSITENHFDHVHISMF; encoded by the coding sequence GTGCAGTCCGACGATCCGAACAGAGTGGACGGAGCCCCCGCGCGTGGCGGCGCGGCGGATCCCTTCGCCGACTTCTGGGCACCCGACCCTCACGTGTGGACCTGGGCCGACGCCGTGGAGGCCGTCCTGCCGCGCGCGCGGCGGTCCGCGTCCGCCGGGCGGGCGCGCACCGCCGCGGTGGCCGTGGCGCTGGTCGGGGCGATGCTGGCCGTCCTCCAGGCCCCCGCGTGGGCGGTGGCCGTGCCGCGCGAGCCCGAGGAGAGCCTGGACTCCCTCCGCGAGCGGGCCGGCACCCTGAGCGAGGAGTACCAGGGCGAACTGCGCGACATGGAGGGCGTCATCGAGGACGCCGAGCGCGCCGAGGCCCGCGCCGAGGGCACCCGCGAGGAGGTCGAGGCGGCACAGGCGCAGGTGCGCTCCCTGGCCGTCGCCACCTACACCGGCAGCGGGATCGACCCCTCGATGTCGCTGTTCGTGGACGCCGAGCCGGACGAGGTCATCGACCGCGCGATCGTGGTCGACTACCTCTCGACCAGCAACCAGGACAAGATCGACCAGCTGAACCAGGCGCTCTCACGCGACGAGGTCGCGCAGGAGAACGCGAACGAGCAGCTGGAGGAGGTCGAGGCGGACCTCGACGAGCTGGAGGAGCGCCGGCGCGAGGTCCAACGGATGATCGCCGACTACCCCGTCCAGCAGATGGGCGGCCAGTACAACATCACGCCGCGGACCGAGCAGATGCGCGCCCTGGTCATCGAACAGTTCGGTGAGGGGCGCGACGTGGGCGGCGTGGGCTGCTACCGGGCGGTCGGCGGCTGGGTCGTCGGTGAGCACCCCAAGGGCCGGGCCTGCGACTTCATGGTGGACGCCAACGGTTCCATGCCCCCGCAGGAGCAGGTGGACCGCGGCTGGGCGATCGCCGAGTGGGCGCGGGACAACGCCGAGGACCTGGGGATCATGTACGTCATCTACCGCCAGCAGATCTGGGACGTCCGCCGCGGCGACACCGGCTGGCGCGACATGGCCGACCGCGGCAGCATCACCGAGAACCACTTCGACCACGTGCACATCTCGATGTTCTAG